One Solanum lycopersicum chromosome 2, SLM_r2.1 genomic region harbors:
- the LOC101265877 gene encoding AT-hook motif nuclear-localized protein 10, with amino-acid sequence MSFVDSNGVHSSMQNLVSSDAAPTPYYPIMPSMPSPPPAAEIYQVPTPGFTVPLPDLSGVALPNSIEPVKRKRGRPRKYAPDGSANSGMVSPPSAAQSAGGVSPTEGGDVPLRKKGRGRPPGSGRKQQLGDLGSASAGTGFKPHIITVQAGEDVWAKLMSFSQSTSQAVCIMSANGSISNVTLQQAALSVGNVAYEGQFEILSLSGHFLPSESGGERIRTGGLGVLLAGADGQALGGGVAGVLTAASAVQVIVGTFGMQGQKQLKLDNSDGFGVPSLVHPPGSTAAKSPSSFGTVSESSGEPVSPHNQLGETSTISTPVVANNLPW; translated from the exons ATGTCTTTTGTTGATTCCAATGGAGTTCACTCATCAATGCAGAACTTGGTATCATCAGATGCTGCTCCGACCCCCTACTACCCTATCATGCCGTCGATGCCATCTCCACCTCCGGCGGCGGAGATTTATCAAGTTCCCACCCCTGGCTTTACCGTTCCTCTTCCCGATCTATCAGGGGTAGCACTCCCTAATTCAATTGAACCGGTTAAGAGGAAGCGGGGAAGGCCTAGGAAGTATGCTCCAGATGGTTCTGCCAACTCCGGGATGGTCTCTCCTCCATCGGCGGCGCAGTCTGCCGGTGGAGTTTCGCCTACGGAGGGAGGAGATGTACCGTTGCGGAAAAAGGGTAGGGGCAGACCTCCTGGTTCTGGGAGGAAACAACAATTGGGTGATTTAG GATCTGCAAGTGCTGGGACTGGATTCAAACCACATATTATCACAGTACAAGCAGGGGAG GATGTATGGGCAAAACTAATGTCATTCTCTCAAAGTACCTCTCAAGCTGTCTGCATCATGTCAGCTAATGGCTCCATATCTAATGTGACACTTCAGCAAGCAGCACTGTCTGTTGGAAATGTAGCATATGAG GGTCAGTTTGAGATCCTGTCTCTGTCTGGTCACTTTCTACCATCAGAATCTGGTGGCGAGCGCATCAGGACAGGTGGTTTGGGTGTGTTACTAGCTGGAGCAGATGGCCAGGCTCTAGGTGGTGGTGTGGCAGGAGTTCTTACTGCTGCATCGGCTGTACAG GTTATTGTAGGCACTTTTGGTATGCAAGGGCAAAAGCAGTTGAAATTGGATAATTCTGATGGTTTTGGCGTGCCATCCTTGGTGCATCCCCCTGGATCAACAGCGGCTAAAAGTCCCTCGTCATTTGGAACTGTAAGCGAGTCCAGTGGTGAGCCTGTGAGTCCTCATAATCAGCTTGGTGAAACTTCAACTATTAGCACTCCCGTGGTTGCTAATAACTTGCCCTGGTAA
- the LOC104645630 gene encoding uncharacterized protein: MIHRSYLFCHSCDVNQLSGKQSSHDDLSSSSSLPLLNINSSLRIRHDIWYSNNLEQEAQLYRTGVRVETILKHAFLTSSVILSYDNFYYAISQLFGNWKLEFQDMRESLIGNIMSQVRYIAESNKGHRGVLELYVDIKLVCSEERREDSSSSQYGMVPASESSMQSLLKKIEIDEENTTDDKCMVCLEELVKKEREGDNEIVSMPCSHTFHGECITKWLETSHYCPICRFEMPMQEGITK; encoded by the coding sequence ATGATTCATCGTAGTTACTTGTTTTGTCATTCTTGCGATGTCAACCAACTTTCTGGAAAACAATCTTCTCATGATGatctgtcttcttcttcttctttacccCTTTTAAACATTAACTCTTCTTTGCGCATTCGACATGATATTTGGTATTCAAATAATTTAGAACAAGAAGCACAACTTTATCGTACAGGAGTAAGAGTGGAAACAATATTGAAGCATGCCTTTCTCACCTCTTCAGTTATCTTGTCCTACGACAATTTTTACTATGCAATTTCACAACTGTTTGGGAATTGGAAATTAGAGTTTCAAGATATGCGTGAATCTTTGATAGGAAATATAATGAGTCAGGTGCGTTATATTGCTGAGTCTAACAAGGGTCATCGCGGAGTGTTGGAGTTATATGTGGATATAAAATTGGTATGCAGTGAGGAAAGGAGAGAAGATTCATCATCATCACAGTATGGTATGGTGCCAGCTAGTGAGTCATCTATGCAATCGTTATTAAAGAAGATAGAGATTGATGAAGAAAATACCACAGACGACAAGTGTATGGTGTGTCTAGAAGAGCTTGTAAAGAAGGAAAGAGAGGGTGATAATGAGATAGTTAGCATGCCTTGTTCTCATACGTTTCATGGAGAGTGTATCACCAAGTGGTTAGAGACGAGTCATTATTGCCCTATTTGTCGCTTTGAGATGCCCATGCAGGAAGGAATAACTAAGTAG